A genome region from Natranaeroarchaeum sulfidigenes includes the following:
- a CDS encoding GTPBP1 family GTP-binding protein, producing the protein MSPDRVVLERAIERGEREGGSVEFKERLQRDLHLVDGRRESLAAQLRHRVLSGDGEATYVVGVTDDGGLAGISADEFSETMDVLSLLAEEAGAHIDEVQTWGVEPSGDADTGLVGVATISEGAILDTDDSHIVVGTAGHVDHGKSTLIGTLVTGQADDGQGGTRSYLDVQPHEVERGLSADLSYGVYGFDDDGPVRMDNPNRKTDRARIVEEADRLVSFVDTVGHEPWLRTTIRGLVGQKLDYGLLTVAADDGPTKTTREHLGVLLATELPTLVAITKADTVTEERLAEVEREVERMLRDVERTPLRVERHGIDAAVAEIGETVVPVVTTSAVTGHGLDTLDQLFERLPKTAGEGGEFRMYIDRTYSVTGVGAVASGTIMSGEVEAGDELLLGPMPDGSFREVEVRSIEMHYHRVDEAKAGRIVGIALKGVEEREIERGMALLPRDSDPEPVREFTAEVMVLNHPTSIDEGYEPVVHVETISEAAVFYPDGGTLLPGDTGNARIRFKFRPYLIEEGQRFVFREGRSKGVGTVTGVGPTE; encoded by the coding sequence ATGAGCCCGGACCGTGTCGTGCTCGAACGGGCAATAGAGCGCGGCGAGCGGGAAGGCGGCAGCGTCGAATTCAAGGAGCGACTACAGCGGGATCTGCATCTGGTCGACGGGCGGCGCGAGAGCCTTGCGGCCCAGCTCAGACACCGGGTGCTGTCCGGCGACGGCGAGGCTACCTACGTCGTCGGCGTCACCGACGACGGCGGACTGGCTGGAATCTCGGCCGACGAGTTCTCCGAGACGATGGATGTCCTCTCCCTGCTGGCCGAGGAAGCGGGCGCACACATCGACGAGGTCCAGACCTGGGGCGTCGAACCCAGCGGCGACGCTGACACGGGTCTCGTCGGTGTGGCGACGATTAGTGAGGGAGCAATTCTCGATACCGACGACAGCCACATCGTGGTTGGGACGGCAGGTCACGTCGACCACGGCAAGAGCACGCTCATCGGCACGCTCGTCACGGGGCAGGCCGACGACGGACAGGGTGGAACCCGGAGCTACCTCGACGTGCAGCCCCACGAGGTAGAGCGAGGGTTATCGGCCGATCTCTCCTATGGCGTCTACGGCTTCGACGACGACGGTCCGGTGCGGATGGACAATCCCAATCGGAAAACCGACCGGGCACGGATTGTCGAGGAAGCGGATCGGCTCGTCTCCTTCGTCGATACCGTGGGCCACGAGCCGTGGCTCCGGACCACGATCCGGGGACTGGTCGGACAGAAACTCGATTACGGCCTGCTCACGGTCGCGGCCGACGACGGGCCGACGAAGACGACCCGTGAACATCTCGGCGTCCTGCTCGCAACGGAGCTGCCGACGCTTGTCGCGATCACAAAGGCGGATACCGTCACCGAGGAACGACTCGCCGAAGTCGAGCGGGAGGTCGAACGGATGCTCAGAGATGTCGAGCGCACCCCGCTCAGGGTGGAGCGCCACGGTATCGACGCCGCAGTCGCCGAGATCGGTGAGACGGTCGTCCCCGTCGTCACGACGAGTGCGGTGACCGGGCACGGCCTCGATACGCTCGACCAGCTATTCGAACGACTCCCGAAGACCGCAGGCGAGGGCGGCGAGTTCCGGATGTACATCGACCGGACCTACAGCGTTACCGGCGTCGGCGCAGTCGCCTCCGGGACGATCATGTCGGGTGAAGTCGAGGCGGGCGACGAACTCCTGCTCGGTCCGATGCCCGACGGGAGCTTCCGCGAGGTCGAGGTTCGCTCGATCGAGATGCACTACCACCGGGTCGACGAGGCGAAGGCAGGGCGGATCGTCGGCATCGCACTGAAAGGCGTCGAGGAGCGCGAGATCGAACGCGGGATGGCGTTGCTCCCGCGAGACAGCGATCCGGAACCGGTCCGTGAGTTCACCGCCGAGGTGATGGTGCTCAACCACCCCACGAGCATCGATGAGGGGTACGAGCCGGTCGTCCACGTCGAGACGATCAGCGAGGCCGCCGTTTTCTATCCGGACGGTGGGACGCTCCTTCCGGGTGACACGGGCAACGCTCGCATTCGCTTCAAGTTCCGCCCGTACCTGATCGAGGAGGGTCAACGCTTCGTGTTCCGTGAGGGGCGAAGCAAGGGGGTCGGGACGGTGACGGGTGTCGGCCCGACGGAATAG
- a CDS encoding magnesium transporter yields the protein MVVPSGSLGSWETRSIVTNMFPLLVVLCVIVLWAGITLEAAEENLEEFALLAVMVPTMVDMGGNLGAILSSRLSTRLHLGTTEFDPRDRVLWANILAVMALAVTIFTALAIGAWLIGQVIGAALGIVDLLIISLISGLSVAIIAVIFSLAATYGSYRLGIDPDDTTIPVVTNVVDVFGMVIFIGVSGAVLGF from the coding sequence ATGGTGGTTCCCAGCGGATCGCTCGGATCGTGGGAGACACGCAGTATCGTGACGAACATGTTCCCACTGCTGGTGGTGCTCTGTGTCATCGTGCTCTGGGCGGGGATCACCCTCGAAGCTGCGGAGGAGAATCTGGAGGAATTTGCGCTGCTGGCAGTGATGGTCCCGACAATGGTCGATATGGGTGGTAATCTCGGTGCGATCCTTAGCTCCCGGCTCTCGACGCGATTGCACCTCGGGACGACTGAATTCGACCCACGCGATCGGGTGCTCTGGGCGAACATACTGGCCGTGATGGCACTCGCCGTAACGATCTTCACGGCGCTCGCCATCGGCGCATGGCTGATCGGTCAGGTCATCGGCGCGGCGCTTGGAATCGTCGACCTGCTGATAATCTCGCTAATCAGCGGCCTGAGCGTGGCGATCATCGCAGTCATCTTCAGTCTCGCGGCGACCTACGGCTCCTACAGACTGGGAATCGATCCCGACGACACAACGATCCCAGTTGTCACGAACGTCGTCGATGTCTTTGGGATGGTTATCTTCATCGGAGTTTCGGGTGCCGTACTCGGGTTCTGA
- a CDS encoding magnesium transporter, with product MSAHETVGDVYRQSLPVILVSLVAGLFAGTILGTDTMRNGIESVPGLLLLLPAFLATRGGVYGSLGARLSSGLHQGLIEPYFSRDKRITNAIVASFINGMVVSVFIAVVAFAVLIGLGRSGSLLELVGIMVIAGFLSAVMMLLVLLSVIFIGYRRGLDPDNVIGPVVTTVGDVFGVAFLLVGVYLVGLVL from the coding sequence ATGTCGGCTCATGAAACGGTGGGTGACGTTTACCGGCAATCACTTCCTGTCATCCTCGTCAGTCTGGTCGCTGGGCTGTTCGCAGGAACGATTCTCGGCACCGATACGATGCGAAACGGGATCGAGAGCGTTCCCGGACTTCTGTTACTACTCCCGGCATTTCTGGCCACACGTGGCGGTGTCTACGGCTCACTCGGGGCACGCCTGTCGAGTGGACTCCATCAGGGACTCATCGAGCCGTACTTCAGCCGCGATAAACGCATCACGAACGCAATCGTCGCCTCCTTCATCAATGGAATGGTCGTTTCGGTGTTTATAGCAGTCGTAGCATTCGCCGTCTTGATCGGTCTCGGACGCTCCGGTAGCCTCCTCGAGCTGGTCGGTATCATGGTGATCGCTGGCTTTCTCAGTGCCGTTATGATGCTTCTCGTGCTCCTATCAGTGATCTTTATTGGCTACCGGCGTGGTCTCGACCCTGACAACGTGATCGGGCCGGTCGTCACGACGGTCGGCGACGTGTTCGGCGTTGCCTTTCTGCTCGTTGGCGTCTATCTCGTTGGGCTGGTACTGTGA
- a CDS encoding tRNA (N(6)-L-threonylcarbamoyladenosine(37)-C(2))-methylthiotransferase has product MARYHIETYGCTSNRGESRAIEQKLRDAGHRPVDSPEAADVAIMNSCTVVEKTERNMIRRAEELQAETADLIITGCMALAQGEEFESEGIDARILHWDDVPTAVGNGECPTTTVGTEPILDGVIGILPIARGCMSDCSYCITKHATGKIDSPPVEENVEKARALVHAGAKEIRITGQDTGVYGWDEGERKLHTLLDRICTEIDGEFRVRVGMANPKGLHGIREELAEVFADHDELYNFIHAPVQSGSNDVLGDMRRQHQVSEFIETVETFDEYLDEWTLSTDFIVGFPTETDEDHEQSMELFREIRPEKVNVTRFSKRPNTDAAEMDGLGGTLKKKRSKAMSELKHEIVGEAYESMVGTRREVLVVEEGTGDSVKCRDDAYRQIIVQNASEHGLEIGEFTTVEVTGHNTVYALAVPVGPVPAGGKPEDRRSRGA; this is encoded by the coding sequence ATGGCCCGCTACCACATCGAGACGTACGGTTGTACGTCGAACCGGGGTGAGAGCCGAGCGATCGAGCAGAAGCTACGGGATGCGGGCCACCGTCCAGTCGATAGTCCCGAAGCGGCCGACGTTGCAATCATGAACAGCTGTACTGTCGTCGAGAAAACCGAGCGCAACATGATTCGACGCGCCGAGGAGCTACAGGCCGAGACCGCCGATCTGATCATCACCGGCTGTATGGCGCTCGCACAGGGGGAGGAGTTCGAGAGCGAGGGCATCGACGCGCGAATCCTGCACTGGGACGACGTGCCAACGGCGGTCGGCAACGGCGAGTGTCCGACGACAACTGTGGGGACGGAGCCGATTCTCGACGGCGTGATTGGCATTCTACCGATCGCTCGCGGCTGTATGAGCGATTGCTCGTACTGTATTACCAAGCATGCGACCGGGAAAATCGACTCGCCGCCGGTCGAGGAAAACGTCGAGAAGGCGCGGGCGCTCGTCCACGCGGGCGCGAAAGAGATCCGTATCACTGGACAGGATACCGGCGTCTACGGGTGGGACGAGGGTGAACGAAAACTTCACACACTACTCGATCGGATCTGCACGGAGATCGATGGCGAGTTCCGGGTACGGGTCGGGATGGCGAATCCGAAGGGGCTTCACGGCATCCGCGAGGAGCTGGCCGAGGTCTTTGCCGACCACGATGAACTGTACAACTTCATCCATGCACCGGTCCAGAGCGGCTCGAACGACGTGCTCGGCGACATGCGCCGACAACATCAGGTGAGCGAATTCATCGAAACTGTCGAGACGTTCGACGAGTATCTCGATGAGTGGACGCTCTCGACTGACTTCATCGTCGGCTTCCCCACTGAAACCGACGAGGATCACGAGCAGTCGATGGAGCTGTTCCGCGAGATCCGGCCGGAGAAAGTAAACGTCACCCGGTTCTCGAAGCGGCCGAACACGGACGCTGCCGAGATGGACGGACTGGGAGGGACCTTGAAAAAGAAGCGCTCGAAAGCGATGTCCGAACTGAAACACGAGATCGTCGGCGAGGCCTACGAGTCGATGGTCGGTACCCGGCGGGAGGTGCTCGTCGTCGAGGAGGGAACTGGTGACTCCGTGAAGTGTCGGGACGACGCCTACCGACAGATCATCGTCCAGAACGCAAGCGAACACGGCCTCGAAATCGGCGAATTCACGACTGTCGAGGTGACCGGACACAATACGGTCTACGCCCTGGCCGTTCCCGTAGGGCCGGTTCCGGCAGGAGGAAAGCCGGAGGACCGCCGCAGCCGAGGGGCTTAG
- a CDS encoding magnesium transporter: MSATPREEFWGIYRETLPILLIALGGGLFAGLVLEEILESVERFPGLLVMVPVFLATRGNVYGALGGRIASGIHQGLLPPRFEWNERLVNAVIASFINGIGISIVIGFISWGALNLLGMPAAAWYELVGIMLLAGAITSVVMIFGLLALIFLGYRMGYDPDNLVGPIVTTLGDIFGMLFLLISVLVIDGLFEVII, encoded by the coding sequence GTGAGCGCCACCCCGCGTGAGGAGTTCTGGGGGATCTATCGAGAGACCCTGCCGATACTGCTGATCGCACTCGGTGGCGGCCTGTTCGCCGGACTGGTGCTTGAAGAGATCCTGGAGAGCGTCGAACGGTTCCCCGGGTTGCTCGTGATGGTGCCAGTGTTTCTTGCCACCCGTGGGAACGTCTACGGAGCGCTCGGTGGGCGGATCGCCAGCGGGATCCATCAGGGGCTGCTCCCGCCGCGGTTCGAGTGGAACGAGCGCCTGGTCAACGCGGTCATTGCCTCCTTCATCAACGGGATCGGTATCTCGATCGTGATTGGGTTCATCTCGTGGGGGGCGCTGAACCTGCTCGGAATGCCCGCTGCAGCGTGGTACGAACTCGTCGGGATTATGCTTCTTGCCGGTGCGATCACCTCGGTCGTCATGATTTTCGGCCTGCTCGCACTGATCTTTCTGGGCTATCGGATGGGCTACGATCCGGACAATCTCGTCGGCCCGATCGTCACGACGCTCGGTGACATCTTCGGCATGTTGTTCCTCCTGATATCGGTGCTCGTGATCGACGGACTGTTCGAGGTGATCATCTGA
- a CDS encoding potassium channel family protein — protein sequence MRPNEGAASSQPIKYEPVSVKDVLVEMKDTSELLIDLSYSAVLHQSEDIAAEVLKLEEKMDVLEMRARMSLMMAARNPKDTEMLAPVLGVVSGAEKISNATGDIAKIVLEEMGLPEAMRAALPEAVETLVRGTIAADSEYVGKKLKTIDLESETGVRIIAIRRGDEWITNPGPKTRIEANDVTIMRGPEQSIDDVYETATGERYSLPEFEEPDVDDLERAVRSIIHMKNLSELAVDLAYGSILFDNAELAEEVHNLEVEVDALQSRFEAWTLRAAKDAEDPVSLRGLIRLGISTEVISDAALEISEGVRRDIDVHPVIELAMQESDEVISRVTVEAGSDLAGATITDGVPATDVTMSVIAIRRPDEGWMLVADTEETLQPGDVLIGKGTRTAAENFAALATA from the coding sequence ATGAGACCGAACGAGGGTGCGGCATCCTCGCAGCCGATCAAGTACGAGCCAGTGAGCGTCAAGGACGTGCTCGTCGAGATGAAAGACACGTCGGAGCTGCTAATCGATCTGTCGTACTCGGCCGTGCTGCACCAGAGCGAGGATATCGCCGCCGAGGTGTTGAAACTCGAAGAGAAGATGGATGTACTGGAGATGCGTGCGCGGATGAGTCTGATGATGGCCGCGCGCAATCCGAAGGACACAGAGATGCTCGCCCCGGTCCTCGGGGTCGTCAGCGGGGCGGAGAAGATCAGCAATGCAACCGGTGACATCGCGAAAATTGTGCTAGAGGAGATGGGGCTTCCCGAAGCGATGCGAGCAGCACTTCCCGAAGCTGTCGAAACGCTCGTCCGCGGCACGATCGCGGCGGATTCAGAGTACGTCGGCAAGAAATTGAAGACGATCGATCTGGAATCCGAGACCGGTGTTCGAATCATCGCGATCCGACGCGGCGATGAGTGGATAACGAATCCCGGTCCGAAAACGCGGATCGAGGCCAACGACGTAACGATCATGCGCGGCCCGGAACAGTCGATCGACGACGTCTACGAAACTGCAACCGGCGAACGGTATAGCCTGCCGGAGTTCGAGGAACCGGATGTCGACGATCTGGAACGCGCCGTCCGATCGATCATCCACATGAAGAACCTGAGCGAACTGGCGGTGGATCTGGCCTACGGCAGCATCCTCTTCGACAATGCCGAACTCGCCGAGGAGGTCCACAATCTGGAAGTCGAGGTCGACGCCCTGCAATCGCGGTTCGAGGCGTGGACGTTACGGGCTGCGAAAGACGCCGAGGACCCGGTTTCGCTGCGAGGGCTGATCCGCCTCGGGATCAGCACGGAAGTGATCAGTGACGCCGCACTGGAAATAAGCGAGGGCGTACGACGCGATATCGATGTCCATCCCGTGATCGAACTGGCGATGCAGGAAAGCGACGAGGTCATCTCCCGGGTCACAGTCGAAGCGGGAAGCGACCTCGCGGGCGCGACGATCACGGACGGCGTTCCGGCAACCGACGTGACGATGAGCGTCATCGCAATCAGACGGCCCGACGAGGGCTGGATGCTCGTCGCCGACACCGAAGAGACGCTGCAGCCGGGCGACGTGTTGATCGGAAAGGGAACCAGAACTGCCGCGGAGAACTTTGCCGCCCTCGCTACGGCCTGA
- the mch gene encoding methenyltetrahydromethanopterin cyclohydrolase, with protein MESLNRMAIELVDEALDFAEELDIGAFELDNEATVLDFGVEFDGGIESGLLLAEIQTAGLATVQTRMDEVGGAPIPHVELSTDHPALALLCAQKAGWEVTTESFEGLGSGPARALVAEESEFARTGYHDAFDLTVLAIESDQLPDESVAEQVADMADVEPSGVFLPVFPSASIAGSVTMAARAAELAAFRLSELGYDPLDLVSATASAPIAPIAGDEQTAMARTNDALAYGGQVHLTVREEFDRFDEIASTATEVYGQPFAEIFDEADWDFYEVDDGVFAPAQVTVDVIGGPTTVYGETSEELLVESFEL; from the coding sequence ATGGAGAGTCTCAATCGCATGGCGATCGAGCTGGTCGACGAGGCCCTCGACTTCGCCGAGGAACTCGATATCGGAGCCTTCGAACTGGACAACGAGGCTACAGTCCTCGATTTCGGCGTCGAGTTCGACGGCGGAATCGAGTCCGGTCTGTTGCTCGCAGAGATCCAGACCGCCGGGCTCGCGACGGTCCAGACGCGGATGGACGAGGTCGGCGGCGCGCCGATCCCGCACGTGGAACTATCGACCGACCATCCCGCACTCGCACTGTTGTGTGCACAGAAAGCGGGCTGGGAAGTCACGACCGAGAGCTTCGAGGGGCTTGGAAGCGGCCCGGCCCGCGCGCTCGTCGCCGAAGAAAGCGAGTTCGCACGTACCGGGTATCACGACGCCTTCGACCTCACCGTGCTGGCGATCGAGAGCGACCAGTTGCCCGACGAGAGCGTCGCCGAACAGGTCGCCGACATGGCCGACGTGGAGCCAAGCGGCGTCTTCCTGCCCGTCTTCCCGAGCGCCAGCATTGCGGGCAGTGTGACGATGGCCGCCAGGGCCGCCGAACTCGCCGCCTTCCGGCTCTCGGAGCTAGGATACGATCCGCTCGATCTCGTCTCGGCCACCGCAAGCGCACCGATTGCACCGATCGCCGGGGACGAACAGACTGCCATGGCCCGCACCAACGATGCCCTGGCCTACGGCGGACAGGTCCATCTCACGGTTCGCGAGGAGTTCGATCGCTTCGATGAGATCGCCTCGACCGCTACCGAGGTATACGGTCAGCCCTTTGCCGAGATCTTTGATGAGGCCGACTGGGACTTCTACGAGGTCGACGATGGCGTCTTCGCGCCCGCGCAGGTGACCGTGGACGTGATCGGCGGTCCGACGACGGTCTACGGCGAGACCAGCGAGGAGCTGCTCGTTGAGAGCTTCGAGTTGTAA
- a CDS encoding J domain-containing protein: MNRQTIGYALVFVFGLMALLQAVLAIRFNLFFLLVACLFGASAYLIWYHVSGRMEQRVRQEATRDRRTASQGGFGAGPRDQRFRGARRDPTRNRRGGDWSRRAPTSTEEPTRREAYRILDLGRDADRSAVRDAYREKVKSVHPDTANGDEEEFKRVTRAYERLTE; the protein is encoded by the coding sequence GTGAACCGGCAGACGATCGGCTACGCGCTCGTCTTCGTCTTCGGGCTGATGGCGCTCTTACAGGCCGTCCTCGCGATCCGTTTTAACCTCTTCTTCCTGCTAGTCGCGTGTCTATTCGGCGCATCGGCATATCTCATCTGGTATCACGTCTCCGGACGGATGGAGCAACGGGTCCGACAGGAGGCCACGCGGGATCGGCGAACGGCTTCGCAGGGAGGGTTCGGAGCAGGCCCGCGGGACCAACGGTTTCGCGGTGCTCGTCGGGATCCCACTCGCAACCGGCGCGGCGGTGACTGGAGCCGTCGAGCGCCGACCAGTACCGAGGAACCGACACGCCGAGAAGCCTACCGGATCCTCGACCTCGGACGGGATGCGGACAGATCGGCGGTACGGGACGCCTACCGTGAGAAAGTGAAATCCGTGCATCCGGACACAGCCAATGGCGACGAAGAGGAGTTCAAACGCGTCACGCGCGCCTATGAGCGCCTGACCGAGTAA
- a CDS encoding PGF-CTERM sorting domain-containing protein, giving the protein MSETTISLQGNAVTAVLLVAVMLLGTVAAAAPAAASDSSIDAQQIDDSADPADEIYVDGDGDAVLVYEDDGDDELTTFDLGMHVSEGLAHTLIEGDVEEDELDESAAGGMSLVLEEDRFFGEGDLQMESPDELEDMSLDVYGEQSSETSEFDADLEMIFEGEEAADDFESFETTGDAEVTPDTFATSGDVNAELGTVQGGEFYYDVSVTDTGDGYTLDVTQDEIVSQFQTGMWETEEAAEQTLEGQYGMLAEEFGGSTEITIESYAYTETEDGEGDLDISYTVEFQNVQDGFADVFAQVLAEDPELDLSQAEADALAESLVDVEIDTMEFTAEQSGTSFDADWSIELSNLEGAVDEMVTLIDTIDAPELEDELDEFQDTVEAQQEANLEQYYEWSATFEQYDAEHDRVNLSLSTDTANWSEYVNELEERGIDGTMGDVTIDLTAEIDDNDVLVADMALEVEQEELVEQALDSMIEAAAEDPMAGPEVNEFLTDLEDSEFEIAAMDVDVDGETVSIEAGAQFGNMEALSEEINEAFGGHEVTEIAGALEDDDTMGIHVHVDALVDADADEGDVRALAVADDDTEIYMDGDWDRDFNRMDTAAAEEFLGTQSDAGMDDEGADDDDSLPGFGPLVALVSLLAVALIARNRN; this is encoded by the coding sequence ATGAGCGAAACGACAATATCCCTCCAGGGTAACGCGGTGACCGCCGTGTTACTCGTTGCAGTGATGCTCCTCGGGACGGTGGCGGCCGCCGCCCCCGCAGCAGCATCCGATAGTAGTATCGACGCCCAGCAGATCGACGACAGCGCAGACCCCGCAGACGAGATCTACGTCGACGGGGACGGCGACGCCGTACTCGTCTACGAGGACGACGGTGACGACGAACTGACGACGTTCGACCTCGGGATGCACGTCAGCGAAGGACTGGCCCACACGCTGATCGAAGGTGACGTCGAGGAGGACGAGCTCGACGAGAGCGCGGCCGGTGGCATGTCGCTGGTCCTCGAAGAGGATCGGTTCTTCGGTGAGGGCGATCTCCAGATGGAGAGCCCCGACGAACTGGAAGACATGAGCCTCGACGTGTACGGCGAGCAGTCCTCGGAGACCAGCGAGTTCGACGCTGATCTCGAGATGATCTTCGAGGGAGAGGAGGCCGCTGACGACTTCGAGAGCTTCGAGACGACCGGTGACGCGGAAGTGACGCCGGATACGTTCGCCACGTCCGGTGACGTCAACGCCGAACTCGGGACCGTTCAGGGCGGCGAGTTCTACTACGACGTCAGCGTCACCGACACTGGTGACGGCTACACTCTCGATGTGACCCAGGACGAGATCGTCAGCCAGTTCCAGACCGGTATGTGGGAGACCGAAGAAGCAGCCGAACAGACCCTCGAAGGCCAGTACGGTATGCTCGCCGAGGAGTTCGGTGGTAGCACCGAGATCACGATCGAGAGCTACGCCTACACCGAAACCGAAGATGGAGAAGGTGACCTCGACATCAGCTACACGGTCGAGTTCCAGAACGTGCAGGACGGCTTCGCGGACGTCTTCGCACAGGTCCTCGCGGAGGACCCCGAGCTTGATCTCAGCCAGGCAGAGGCTGACGCGCTCGCTGAGAGCCTCGTCGACGTCGAGATCGACACGATGGAGTTCACCGCCGAGCAGTCCGGGACGAGCTTTGATGCCGACTGGTCCATCGAACTGAGCAACCTCGAAGGCGCTGTCGATGAGATGGTCACGCTGATCGACACGATCGACGCGCCCGAACTCGAGGACGAACTCGACGAGTTCCAGGACACCGTCGAGGCCCAGCAGGAAGCCAATCTCGAACAGTACTACGAGTGGTCCGCAACCTTCGAGCAGTACGATGCAGAGCACGACCGAGTCAACCTCTCACTGAGTACTGACACCGCAAACTGGAGCGAGTACGTCAACGAACTCGAGGAGCGTGGTATCGACGGTACCATGGGCGACGTGACGATCGATCTCACCGCTGAAATCGACGACAACGACGTCCTCGTCGCTGACATGGCGCTGGAAGTTGAACAGGAAGAACTCGTCGAGCAGGCACTTGACTCGATGATCGAGGCAGCCGCGGAAGACCCGATGGCTGGCCCTGAAGTAAACGAGTTCCTCACCGATCTCGAAGACTCCGAGTTCGAGATCGCGGCCATGGATGTCGACGTCGACGGCGAAACCGTCAGTATCGAAGCCGGTGCACAGTTCGGTAACATGGAGGCCCTTTCCGAGGAGATCAACGAGGCGTTCGGCGGTCATGAAGTGACAGAGATCGCCGGTGCGCTCGAAGACGACGACACGATGGGCATTCACGTTCACGTTGACGCGCTGGTCGACGCGGACGCCGATGAGGGCGATGTCCGTGCGCTCGCAGTGGCCGACGACGACACCGAGATCTACATGGACGGTGACTGGGACCGTGACTTCAACCGGATGGACACCGCTGCTGCCGAGGAGTTCCTGGGTACACAGTCCGATGCGGGCATGGACGACGAGGGAGCCGATGACGACGACTCGCTGCCCGGCTTCGGACCGCTCGTCGCCCTCGTATCCCTGCTTGCAGTCGCGCTAATCGCCCGGAACCGTAACTGA
- a CDS encoding sensor histidine kinase, with protein MGKDVSTTEDDTADPLSPQERIEEVASVVSHDLQNPLTIANGYLSRARSHGDDEYFDHVEDALDEMRAISDEVVRLARLGQPVERTESVDFRTVVQACWSERSPAHGELVIESADPIQCDGNRLRSLLDRLFDNAIRHGDEDVIVTVGTTEDGFFVADTGPGVTEGEHEAVIEAGYSTVQQRPGLGLTIVRAIAQAHGWSLSLSESEGCGLRIDISGADLITREALQEDVRA; from the coding sequence ATGGGGAAGGACGTCTCGACGACCGAGGACGACACTGCAGATCCGTTATCGCCCCAGGAGCGGATCGAAGAGGTCGCCAGCGTCGTCAGCCACGATCTGCAGAACCCGCTTACGATCGCGAACGGCTACCTCTCCCGGGCGCGCAGTCACGGCGACGATGAGTACTTCGACCACGTAGAGGACGCACTCGACGAGATGCGAGCGATCAGCGACGAGGTTGTCAGGCTAGCACGGCTCGGCCAGCCAGTAGAGCGAACCGAGTCCGTGGATTTCCGGACGGTCGTCCAGGCCTGCTGGAGCGAGCGCTCCCCTGCACACGGCGAACTGGTGATCGAATCGGCTGACCCGATCCAGTGTGACGGGAATCGGCTTCGTTCGTTGTTGGACCGACTGTTCGATAACGCGATCAGACACGGTGACGAGGACGTCATTGTCACCGTCGGGACGACCGAGGATGGCTTTTTCGTCGCCGACACTGGACCCGGCGTCACCGAGGGCGAACACGAAGCAGTCATCGAAGCGGGATATTCGACCGTTCAGCAACGGCCGGGGCTGGGGCTGACCATCGTCCGTGCGATCGCGCAGGCACACGGCTGGTCGCTCTCGCTGTCCGAGAGCGAGGGGTGCGGCCTTCGGATCGACATCTCCGGGGCCGACCTGATCACCAGGGAGGCGCTCCAGGAGGACGTACGGGCGTAG
- a CDS encoding magnesium transporter, with protein sequence MVPLLAILSILQMVSGTVLETFEDQLLANPSLLILVPVMIGTAGNLGSIMCSRLSTQLHLGTLEFTPENRAIRSNAGAVIGLAATVFVLLGLGAWGIGRALGGTLALWEVMLISVISGMLLAVFVVVVSLGAVWASFRLGHDPDDTTIPVVTNVCDITGVLILFGVVAVVL encoded by the coding sequence ATGGTGCCGCTACTGGCAATCCTGTCGATCCTCCAGATGGTCTCAGGTACGGTCCTGGAGACCTTCGAGGACCAGTTGCTCGCGAACCCGTCACTACTGATCCTCGTCCCGGTCATGATCGGAACGGCAGGAAACCTCGGCTCGATCATGTGCTCACGGCTCTCTACCCAGCTTCATCTCGGAACGCTGGAGTTCACACCCGAGAACCGCGCGATCCGCTCAAACGCCGGGGCTGTGATAGGGCTCGCCGCGACGGTGTTCGTCCTGCTCGGTCTGGGCGCCTGGGGTATTGGCCGCGCCCTCGGGGGAACGCTCGCGCTCTGGGAAGTGATGCTCATCTCGGTAATCAGCGGAATGCTTCTTGCGGTTTTCGTCGTCGTCGTCAGTCTCGGAGCGGTCTGGGCATCGTTCCGGCTCGGCCACGATCCCGACGACACGACGATTCCGGTGGTCACGAACGTCTGTGACATCACCGGCGTCCTCATTCTGTTCGGGGTCGTCGCAGTCGTCCTCTAG